A stretch of Gambusia affinis linkage group LG10, SWU_Gaff_1.0, whole genome shotgun sequence DNA encodes these proteins:
- the LOC122838064 gene encoding gastrula zinc finger protein XlCGF26.1-like — protein sequence MSINIWVVAGNQFLIQPESNSTHDHNLPNDLEMKEEPDPQQITEIKEEPECQPIKEEQVELNVSHEEKSVVKQEADTFMVAAGWDEIFQNKNEQMMETKEEPEPPQIKEEQEPVQIKQEEEELYSHQNEGQLLVKQDSSRETPIYEEKYRSESEPNQDQIHPSNSCRAENQPKDKSNDGRGGDEELTVNQSNIVDHSKLKKLQKNMCSCKICGKSFIRKTALKIHVRNHTNEKPHTCKVCGKPFSYSSGLVRHMRTHTGERPFSCKTCGKSYIYRCSLSAHIKSHLGVKPFPCGLCDKSFTKRQNLVYHVRLHTGEKPFLCSTCGKSYVSRKSLKKHSETHITVPTDKQLISCGLCNKTFRNKRGLHRHSKLHTGKRPFSCSTCGKSYATRDGLRAHFKVHLPEKPYPCDLCHKAFTVKINFDRHRRIHTGEKPFMCEVCGNSFIDKLAVVKHMRSHTGEKPFQCDLCPRAFHTKFDLGCHRRTHTGEKPYACDLCGKLFITRANLAQHMRTHKANKQFTCKKCGESFSDRSSMAKHLRSHTGKKQFICNVCDASFTTRIQLDDHLRSHTGEQSFSCVTCGEKFSKPYSLTMHIRTHTGEKSYSCELCGKLFTARYKLTAHICENKP from the coding sequence ATGTCTATTAATATTTGGGTGGTTGCTGGTAATCAGTTCCTCATTCAACCAGAGAGCAACTCCACTCATGACCACAACTTACCAAATGATCTGGAGATGAAAGAGGAACCAGATCCACAACAGATTACAGAGATTAAGGAGGAACCAGAATGTCAACCGATCAAAGAAGAACAAGTTGAGCTCAACGTCTCTCATGAAGAGAAATCTGTAGTGAAGCAGGAAGCTGACACCTTCATGGTGGCCGCTGGTTGGGATGaaatattccaaaataaaaatgaacagatgaTGGAGACaaaggaggaaccagaacctccacagATTAAAGAGGAACAAGAACCTGTTCAGATTaaacaagaggaggaggaactcTACAGTCATCAGAATGAAGGTCAGCTTTTAGTGAAGCAGGATTCCTCCAGAGAAACTCCCATTTATGAGGAAAAATACCGCAgtgaatcagaaccaaaccaaGACCAGATCCACCCTTCAAACTCCTGTAGAGCTGAAAACCAACCAAAGGACAAAAGCAATGATGGACGAGGTGGAGATGAAGAGCTGACAGTCAATCAGAGCAACATTGTTGAccattcaaaactgaaaaagctCCAGAAAAACATGTGTTCTtgtaaaatatgtggaaaaagtttcatcAGGAAAACTGCCTTGAAAATTCACGTGAGAAACCACACTAATGAGAAGCCACATACCTGTAAAGTGTGTGGTAAGCCGTTCAGCTATAGCAGTGGTTTGGTTCGGCACATGAGAACCCATACAGGCGAGAGACCGTTCTCATGCaagacctgtggaaaaagttacatCTACAGATGTAGCTTAAGCGCACACATCAAAAGTCACCTTGGAGTGAAGCCATTCCCATGTGGATTGTGTGATAAATCTTTCACCAAGAGGCAAAATCTGGTTTATCATGTCAGACTCCACACAGGGGAGAAACCATTCCTGTGTTCAACCTGCGGAAAAAGCTACGTAAGcagaaaaagcttaaaaaaacacagcgAAACACACATCACAGTTCCTACAGACAAGCAGCTGATCTCGTGCGGATTGTGCAATAAGACCTTCAGAAACAAACGAGGTCTGCATCGTCACAGCAAACTCCACACAGGCAAGAGGCCGTTCTCATGTTccacctgtggaaaaagttacgCCACTAGAGATGGCTTAAGAGCGCACTTCAAGGTTCACCTGCCTGAAAAGCCGTATCCGTGTGACCTGTGTCATAAAGCTTTCACGGTCAAGATCAACTTCGACCGCCACAGGAGGATTCACACAGGCGAGAAGCCGTTTATGTGTGAAGTTTGTGGTAATTCTTTTATTGACAAGTTGGCTGTGGTTAAACACATGAGAagtcacacaggtgagaagccgtTTCAGTGTGATCTCTGTCCTAGAGCTTTTCATACCAAATTTGATTTAGGCTGCCATAGAAGGACCCACACCGGCGAGAAACCCTATGCGTGTGACCTGTGTGGTAAATTATTCATAACCAGAGCCAACTTGGCCCAACACATGAGGACCCACAAAGCCAACAAGCAGTTTACATGCAAAAAGTGTGGTGAATCTTTTAGTGACCGGAGCAGTATGGCCAAACACCTCAGGAGTCACACAGGCAAGAAGCAGTTTATCTGCAATGTTTGTGATGCATCTTTTACCACCAGGATTCAGCTGGATGATCACCTGAGGAGCCACACAGGTGAGCAGAGCTTCTCATGCGTCACCTGTGGAGAGAAGTTCTCCAAACCGTACAGTCTGACGATGCACATCCGGACTCATACAGGAGAAAAGTCGTATTCCTGTGAACTGTGTGGTAAATTATTCACTGCCAGATATAAACTGACTGCACATATATGTGAAAATAAACCTTAG